A window of Gossypium raimondii isolate GPD5lz chromosome 7, ASM2569854v1, whole genome shotgun sequence genomic DNA:
tattttctaagttGTATCTTGGAACGCCTTTGGTATTGATAAAGCATATAGTATAGTTGGGCGAAACAATACATGTCAGTTCATAAGGTATTTCAAATCAGGCAGTACGAGGATAGCTTCAGTCAGGAAACTGGGTTCATTAAAATATCAACGGAACGGTAAAATTGGATTCAAGATTCAATGGGGTTGACGGAGTGTTACGAAATGGAAATGGGGAATAGGTTCTTGGGTATAACATACATTTGGGGAAATGTTCGAttttttataatgaattatggGGTATTTTGGGTGGGTTAGTCCTTCTTCAACGGCAATGATTCATTCTGATAGTTTGTAAGTGGTTAAAGGCATTCAAGATAGTTCATTGATAGTTTCAAGTTCTGCTTTAATTAAACAGATTCATTAGATTTTGGCACATAAAAATCATtggattttaaaagaatatttataaatttatagatagtGGTGGTGTATATATTCGGAAACTTGAATACTAGTTTTATTGTGAGATGTGGTGTAGGagctttattatattattttacatgaccgttttaaccattttttaaaattgaattttgaaaattgttttcttcttttcggctaattttctctcaaatttaaGAATTTCACCAGAACTTGagaatatttacattataaattatgaatcattatttatatattcacaaTTGATcacagttttatttttaaaatttccttctcataatcttattatatatttttaccataaattctaaattattttaaaacataatattaatcGCACATGCAAATTTGGGATTTATTATGTTGTTGGATAAAGTTGTATCACGacgtaaaattttaaggtaatTTATTGTGTTCCACTAAATTAAATGATAGTCAATTGATGTAAACAAATTggaatatattataataatggTATTAGAGAATTTGATATAGctaaataaatactaattttattgcCCTATAAAATCATCacatttagtaattttacctCATTATTGTAAATTTGAAGTTTGAAGGTGTCGAAAGGAAAcaattttcttgaatttattattttttcaggtttactcttaatttttataattactttCTTGTCTCTCAAATGGATTAtatatttgacaattttatttatttcatcaaaACTTTACTATCAGATAATCTATATTATAAGATTatcaattattaattatatttttacattttaaatttccttttcatAATATAATGCACAAGTTTTATAATTATCTTTTCCAGTTGTTAGTATCGTGCTAAGCAAATCTGAAATCTTTTATATTGTTGTATAAGATTCTCCCACCATGTAaaactttaaactaatttattgtGTTAGTGGAACGAGTTTAGTGACATAACCTAAATTAAATGATAGacacaaaattaattaatgtataaattaaatatttttttattggacAGCCGTAAAAATCGATTGTAAACAAAGTGGAATATACTATAATGGTGGTGTTAGAGATTTTTGTTTGTATACATAGATGTTGCCGATTTGAAGCTGATGAAGGCAAGCAGCTTGGTTCATGAGAATGCACAATTGAGGTTGTTGAGGGGATGAGTTCTTTcggaataaatttttaaagtgttgtccattaaacaatcaaataaatttttaaaaatcatcttCGAAGAAAATTTTACCTCTCGTACTCTACCAAGAACTAGTGTACCATGAGCAGTTGCCCTAAGGGCTTAGTTTACAAGGTTGAGAATGCCTCGACCTACGTGGATATATAGTCACACACCAAAACGATATGAGCATCTCGCTCATGGTGGGTTCACACCCCTAACCTATAGCATATATATCACTTGTTGAAGAAGATGGTACTTAAAAAAGGCCACAAAATTATTAATCCTGCCAGGGAAATGGGCCATTGATTGTGTTATTGTTGAGAGTTATTTGTACAGTAATTTGTATATTGAAAAACTTTACCATTTTCAATCTTAATTTGGATTTCAAATTTGCAAAAAATTTGCATTGATTTCGTGTAcaatttgccaaaatgtgaaTTCCattcactaaaattattattattaagacatttgatatttgattttaacattggattcaattatttcaaaatcaagataaattaaagtgagagaaaatttactttcaacatttactttttcattctcaaaagttgaaattgaaattttacttAGGAACACCAAACTCTTTTACCAAATCAACCCAACAAGCTTGACCTAGTTGCATGGTTCATGAGAATGCACAATTGAGCTGGGATTAACTCTTTTGAGAGAAGTTTCTAAAATGACATCCGTTGGGTAACCAATCAAATCCCAAACAATTCAAAGTATTGTCTCCAGAATAGTATTTTGCCTGACGTGCTCTGTCAAGAGTCAACATGCCATAAACACCTTGACTATACGTGGGTGTACAATCACCTACCAAGACGATTTGAACGTATCACCCTTGATGAGATTCAAACTTTTGATCTATGACATCCAAGTCACTTCTTGTTGGGAAGATGGTACTCAAAAAGTTGCATTGCTTTCATGTGCAAATTACTAAAATGTGAACTCCATTCActagaattattattattattaatataagataTTTGATATTCGATTTTCGCATTTAGTTCAATTATTTCGAAATCAAAACAGATAAATTCACTTTCAAcacttgttttttctttcacaaAAGTTGAAACTGAAATTTTAGAACACTACCAAATCGGGACCCAACACAAAATGCGACGAATTGATTGCAAAATGTAGacatatattattgtttttagaGCTAACAACATGAAAATGACTGCGTAATAACAAAAGTTCGTCCTAGAAGTATGCATCTCAATATTCAACATGTTTTCACtccaacaaaaataataataattgtaaacaAAATGGGAATGGTGAAGTGAGGAATGCAAAGTTTTTGTTGGCATCAACTAAGGTTTAGAATGGTTCATATTTCATACAACACTGCCAAAGCAGCCCAAAGCACCCACGCGCTTCCGGTCTGCTCTTTTCGTAATCATCATCGTAGAATCTTTTGATAAACTACCTATCAACTGGTTCTGATAAAGCAAAAGTATGCTTACTTCTTGTGAACAGGGAAGACCATCCAACTTCCTACTCACACTTGATTGAACGGTAAATGTGTCGAACAAAGAGCAGAGATGCACGGAAGCCGATAGCCCCGAGCATGAGGAAGAAGCCATAGCAAATGCAGGCCATGTACCCAAAGAAGAACGAAGTTTGCATGAAGCCTGACATGTCTGACCGTGCATTGTAATAATACAAACAGTAGGTGTATATGAACAGCCCGGTAGACCCACCACAAAGGAAGGACCTGATAGACCAAAGACAACATCAATTAAGACCAGCTGATTATCGGAAATGAGACATGCCTCACATGGTATCTGCATGTCGGTTACTCATAAAATGattcatattaataattcaacaaATGATCCAAGACTGACAGATAAACTAGTCAGGATTCTCATATTTTGTTTGGAATTGTATAAACGGAGATCATGATTCAAAATTCTAGATTAGAGAAGAATATTACAGCATGAATATTGGCAATCCATCAATATTAGAAAAAGTTGTGCATATTATAAGTCAAAGATAAACATGCCACGTAGAGAACAACCAatgaacaaacaaacaaacacaaAATACTTGAGCTCACCAGAAGAATAAtatgagaaattttaaaaatgttcttCAAGCAGCCATGCATCTACATGTCAATATATGTTGTTTGGGCGTGATTTCCAAATGCATGTGTTTGCTTAGTATATACATATCAGAAAGCTAAAAACGACATACCTCCACCACCACTCATGGTCTTCAGCAGCAAGTTGAAAATAAGTCAAAGCCACAGTGATAAAAGCAGTGACAATCAAGAGAATGATAAAGACAATAAACAGGATGCTGTATATGGTGTAGATCCTATGTCCCCACACGCTGGCAAATATGTAGTAAAGTTCAATATAGATAGCACTGAATGGCAAGAAACCTGCCATTGCCATCTGAGGAATAGTTTTCCGGTACCAAGGCAATGGTGGGATCTCTCTAGGATATTTTGTGGTGCGACAAGGGGCTTGAAACTCCGCCTTACTATTCTTCCCAGCAATACCTCCTAATACTAATAAAGGTGAAGTGACTAGAGCCCATATGAGAAAAATCACCACAATGGTTCCAAATGGCAATGCTGCTGTGGCTTTATAAGCAATTGCGACGGTATTAAGAAAGCAAAATGTGACAAACAGAGGTCCGCAAAACAAGCTTCCGGTTAGTAATAAGTTTCTCACCTGTCATGAAAAAGGGTGGGAAGTGGGAATAGTCATCAGAATTTTGACTAACAAGATATTCGTATTTAAGCAATACAATATCACATACAGGAAACAGTAAGAAAGACAGGAATTACATACCCAATTTGTTCCTTCTAGCTGGCAATAGAAAGAAGCTGCAGTGTACCCAGCAATGCCAGATGTAAGGGCATAAATGACGACCAGAGCAGTGAAAAGAGCTCCTCGGTTATATGGATAAAAGACCCCAACTAGAGCAAGGATAAAAATGAAACTTGTACTGGAAAAGGATGCAAATGAATAACAGTCAACAGATTGCAGATTGCTTGGAAACTAAGAGCCAATTAACAATGTAAGATGATACTCACAGAGTGAAGAGCTGGGTGCCAGAACCAAGGGCGGCGGCAAACAAGGACTTGTGCTTGGGGTATCTGAACACATCACCATGAATATACTTCCACCCAGACTCCTCCTGGTCATCTGCCGATTCCTCATCATGTGCATACCTATTAAATAAGGAATACAGGCATTGAGAAACAAAACCCAGTATACATCGAATTAGATATGGAATTTTCCATGCATGAAAAACAGATGGAAACCATTCATACTTGATGAAATCATTCTTCAGGACTCGCATAAGAATGGTGGCCAGGAAACCAGTCAATAACAAAACGGTGACACATGAGTTGATGATTGAGAACCAGTGGATTTCCAAATGGTGTGGCAAGGAAGAAGATAGCGAGTACTTGTCCATCCGTTTCTCGAAAGGAGTGTTGGTTTCCTTCCATTTAACAGTGTACATAAAATCCACATCAACTGGTACATCTTCAGTGAGATCCACAAGGGCGTTGGGATCAGATCGAACAGTGATCTCAATGACACGATCCTTGTTATGATGGATCTCAAAAACGAGATGCTTAAAGAGGTAATATTTGTAATCAGCTGGATCGGTCTTCCCTTCCTTTTCAACTTTCCCCAAGAAACCCCAAATGGGAAGGTCATCGTAGTACATCTGGAAGTAATAGTCTTTCGAGACAGCTTTTCTGAACTTGACCACTTCTTCCTTCGTAAGCTTCCTTTTACAAGCAATTTCAGCCTCTTTCTCCGTCAAAAACTCAAGTTTATAAGGCGCACTCACTAGTCGATCTCCATTCAATACTTCACCCAAAGCTTCCTTCTTCTCCTTCACGGGAGCTGAAAGTACACAGCAAACCCTCAAATCACTCaatttaaagttataaaaaaaatcataaaatagaaATCGACACGAAGTAAAATCAAACCTGAGGAACAGAACGGAAAATCGAAGTAACGATAGGTCTCACTgtgaattaaacaaaaaagtTAACGGAAAACGAAAGTTGAGTTGAGATCGGAAAGCAAAAAAGGATGAAAGAATACCTGGGATTGTGATAAGGACCTACTTTATTAGCATAAAGAGGAACTTCATCACCAGCTTTGTAACGATGATCGGAAGCGGTGGATCTGACCTGAGGTATGCCGCATATGGTGACAACCGCCACGGCTACCAAAAACGCCCTTATTCTATCCATTTCGATCGCCGGTTATTAAGGATTTGAATGAGATCGGAAACCGGTTTAAATCTTGTATTTTGTAAGATATGTTATatagagaaaaagagagatttATTTGGTGATAGTGTTAAATAATAGACTCGAAATAGGCtagtaaaagtaaaaagacGATAACATGAAGAGTGAGAAGCACTCCACGGTCCGCACCTTCCGTGGGTAACCGAACCAACGAAATTGACCGCCCAACCGGTAGTTGTTCGGAATTTTTAGGcacatttgaattttttttttctacctCTTCCGCCATGTTTGATTCGCgaggaattaaattaatgaatggGATCACTGCAACAATGAAATCGAACTTAACTTCCATTTCAAATCTTAGTTATTACGGTCAATATTCATATTAGCAGTAGCACCAAAAAATTACGCACGGTGATGAtgcttttgggaaaaaaattaagattatcGTGTAATATTATGgtttttaagattatttaaaaattgttatttatagcatgttaaagatttttagctaatttaaatatattttatttattctatattataaatttgatacggttcaattatcaaatcaaatatatttaaataataatcaaactaaattaaataaaattgaaccaaataatatgatttgaatCAATTTCCGATTGTTGGGGGTTTTAAGGTATATCAttcgaattaaatttaaataataaaaaacatttaacttaattataaattataggTATTCAACTTTAACAAACTTTGTACtgttttttatattaaagaAGAATTCCTGGCCCATGTGtagtaattaattaatgcaTCGGTTTCCGTGGACATGCTCTAGCTACGTTAAAGGAGATGGTTTCCCCTTCTCATACGTTATCTTACCATTGGCATTCCCTATCTTTTGCACACACGTGTTGATGTAAAAactctgtaaaatattttcatgtaaaaagTAGGACTATATTTACTGTGAAGTTGATGCACAATGGGTACAAATAAAAAAGGAGACAACCttattttcaaacaagttaTTGCACAACTATTTTTATGGTCTTTATACATAAAACTCAACCATCTATCTTAAGTTCTAGAGGAACAGAAATACAACACCATTCATCCATAAAACGAATGAACTCCAAACACCGACAGACACTTCCGATACCAAGGTTCTGTTTACCCCGAGACAGGCTAACTAAAATAGAAGTGAACATAAACAAGAAAACCAAGCATCCTATATACTGCAAGTCGGCCTAGCCGACTAAATTGTCAAACACATTGACATGCTTTTTATCTATGATTAATCAACTGCATCTGACAATATATACATGATGAGCAAGTAAGTGTTTCAGTCTGAAACTTTGTGCAGTTCCTGGTGGCGATGAGCATGCTGAGCAGAAGAATAAGCTGAGAAAGCAGATCCAGTAATGCTGAGGGAGTGCTTTGCAAGGTCCATACTTCTCTTAGTACCCAACCATAAAACCCAAAAGAATCCAACCCAACCTGATTCATATTGACGTATCAGATGAGAAGCAGTACTCCAGAAAAATTAAGTTGCTTAATAAAAAGCATAAATCGATTTTCAATGTGAAGAGTTTCAAGCTTCAGGTTGAGATAGTTTGATATAGCAATTATAAAGACATGAAACACATAATTACTTACGGTTACCACAGTAGTATGAAAATGATAACAGTGCCACAGAAAGACAGCAATTcgaataaaagagagaaaacagTGCAGATACACTCAATAACAAAACTACTTAATGTGCAGTAGGAAGTATATCAACTTAGGCATTGAAACATCTTATCCCATTCCCTCCAATTTGGAGGGCATGAAACAGCATAATTGCATGAATCTGAAacggaaaaagaagaaaaaatacaGCAACCACTGTGCATGTGTGTATGCAAACTGGCACACAAAAAACCACTCACATGGTTTAGCAAACGTGGTCAGTAAAGGGAATATAGGTCATTATTTTGTGTTAGAAGCTAGGCAAAGCCATACGGCAAGAGAGAGAGTGAGAGAGAGAAACCAATTAACGAACATACTCATGGTGATGATAGAAAGTGCAGAGTAAAAATCTAAATTCAGTTCCCCACTTTCAGTAAAAGGAATATGGGTCATTATTTTGTGCTAGAAGCTAGGCAAAGCCATACggcaagagagagagagagagtgagAGAGAGAAACCAATTATCGAACATACTCATGGTGATGATAGAAAGTGCAGAGTAAAAATCTAAATTCAGTTCCCCACTTATAGGCTGTGACATATCCTTTTTCTACTCTGGGACACGGAAGGCCACCCCACAgatatgtaaataaaaactaaattctgTTCCCCACTTATAGGCCGTGACATATCTAAATAAAAACTTTGGGACACCAAAGGACCACCCCACAGATACACTCCAAGGAGAAAATCATGGATTTAGCCCAACATACTGCATACATCGACTTGTTGCAACTTCATTCAGATTACCATCTAAAATAACCCATAAGGACTGAAATTCATTCGGGGACATGGTTTCCagcaaaaatttataaagataaaaaagtTCAACcctataaaaagataaaaacaaaaagactTCATCTTGTAGTTTCCAACCAAGTATAATCTTAAAACTATAAGAATGAAAcaaagtaaaaactaaaatagatGCTTAAAAAGATATACCTGTAGCTACAAGAGCAGCTATAATTGCTGAAATTATTGCAGTTGAAATAACAAAAGCAGCAACCGATATGGCCCCAATGTAAAAAACTGTTACACAGGCAAAGAAAAGAGCCAAGAAGCCTCCTGCAGCAGCCAAAGCAATGAGGGAAGAGATGATGACGGCATTGACAGTTGCAGCTAGAAAGAAAAGCATAAATACAAGCAATCCTGTCAAGGTAAGAAAAGCAATGGACCCAACCTGCAGAAGTATCGGTAAAAGGCCAGTTAGAGGATTCTGAAGAATGTAAATTAAGGGAGCTAGCGGACACAAGGCAAAAAAAGCAAACCAAAAAATGTGATCAAAGTAAACACCACTTATTTATCATAACTAGATATCAATTTAAGCAGCAAGAAAGAAGAG
This region includes:
- the LOC105788764 gene encoding transmembrane 9 superfamily member 4; translation: MDRIRAFLVAVAVVTICGIPQVRSTASDHRYKAGDEVPLYANKVGPYHNPSETYRYFDFPFCSSAPVKEKKEALGEVLNGDRLVSAPYKLEFLTEKEAEIACKRKLTKEEVVKFRKAVSKDYYFQMYYDDLPIWGFLGKVEKEGKTDPADYKYYLFKHLVFEIHHNKDRVIEITVRSDPNALVDLTEDVPVDVDFMYTVKWKETNTPFEKRMDKYSLSSSLPHHLEIHWFSIINSCVTVLLLTGFLATILMRVLKNDFIKYAHDEESADDQEESGWKYIHGDVFRYPKHKSLFAAALGSGTQLFTLTSFIFILALVGVFYPYNRGALFTALVVIYALTSGIAGYTAASFYCQLEGTNWVRNLLLTGSLFCGPLFVTFCFLNTVAIAYKATAALPFGTIVVIFLIWALVTSPLLVLGGIAGKNSKAEFQAPCRTTKYPREIPPLPWYRKTIPQMAMAGFLPFSAIYIELYYIFASVWGHRIYTIYSILFIVFIILLIVTAFITVALTYFQLAAEDHEWWWRSFLCGGSTGLFIYTYCLYYYNARSDMSGFMQTSFFFGYMACICYGFFLMLGAIGFRASLLFVRHIYRSIKCE
- the LOC105788756 gene encoding uncharacterized protein LOC105788756 gives rise to the protein MTEQMNGASVDENNCTQSEEMLLHEALRRLISTIIYPDGSSSSPAPLLQRIKISVSENGPRLVEASRNTSRTVIRWTRSGSPLRALLVISVGSIAFLTLTGLLVFMLFFLAATVNAVIISSLIALAAAGGFLALFFACVTVFYIGAISVAAFVISTAIISAIIAALVATGWVGFFWVLWLGTKRSMDLAKHSLSITGSAFSAYSSAQHAHRHQELHKVSD